In one Hippocampus zosterae strain Florida chromosome 10, ASM2543408v3, whole genome shotgun sequence genomic region, the following are encoded:
- the postnb gene encoding periostin, osteoblast specific factor b isoform X4: MKLQFAAALALFVLSSLLDGAHASAYDKIVAHSRIRARNQGPNVCALQQVMGTRKKYFSTCRNWYQGAICGKKATILYECCPGYMKLDGMRGCPAVAPIDHVYGTLGMVKAHSTQRYADISKLRAEIEGSGSYTFFAPSNDAWELLDETMRAALVSNVNIELYNALHFHMVNKRLLTKDLRNGMTITSMYNDLGLLINHYPNGVVTVNCARIIHGNQVATNGVVHVIDRVISAVGTSMKDVIQVDDDLETLNDIAQKSGLLDKLDQPGHFTLFAPTNEAFAKLGGGVLQRLQRDKQVLQALLNFHLLDSVQCSEAIMAGSSYETLEGNHIVIGCDGEGLTVNGIKMVRKKDIVTTNGVIHLIDQVLMPDSAKQVMELVGSSQSTFGDMVSELGISAAMRPEAEYTLLAPLNTAFNDEVMTMDQRMLKIILENHILKKKITLGQLYNGQTLETISGKLLRVFIYRTAVCIENSCLIRGSKEGSNGALHLMRGFLKPAEKSMYEILREKGGFKIFLSLMEDAGLTDLLRQEGDFTLFAPTDKAFAGLKERDFALLKSDTNALRTILLYHINNGIFIGGGLETGVTNLLKSLQGSNLKVMFANDTMRVNSVQIPDSDIMATNGVIHYVNQLLYPADIPVGNQDLLSLLKRLVTYIQIKHIPGFRYQEIPLTFLRRFVTRVVSAPDVTKVTRVIHQEPPITKVTRVIETDPAITHVTRVVSGPQYSVRTGTTQLGVDEFSTIETDQNFDSDQLVKMIKAGGRRRGRQ, translated from the exons atgaagctCCAGTTCGCGGCCGCCTTGGCACTCTTTGTGCTCTCCTCCTTGTTGGACGGGGCACACGCGTCGGCCTACGACAAGATTGTGGCGCACAGTCGCATCCGGGCCAGGAACCAGGG GCCCAACGTGTGCGCCTTGCAGCAAGTCATGGGCACCAGGAAGAAGTACTTCAGCACTTGTCGCAATTGGTACCAAGGCGCCATCTGTGGGAAGAAAGC GACCATCCTTTACGAGTGCTGCCCAGGATACATGAAGCTGGATGGAATGCGCGGTTGCCCTGCAG TGGCCCCGATCGATCACGTGTACGGCACGCTGGGCATGGTGAAGGCCCATTCCACCCAAAGATACGCCGACATTTCCAAGCTGAGGGCCGAGATCGAGGGATCCGGCTCGTACACTTTCTTTGCGCCCAGCAACGATGCCTGGGAGCTTTTGGATGAG ACCATGCGGGCCGCGCTTGTCAGCAACGTCAACATTGAGCTATACAACGCCCTGCATTTCCACATGGTCAACAAGCGCCTCCTGACCAAAGACTTGCGCAACGGCATGACCATCACGTCCATGTACAACGACCTGGGTCTGCTCATCAATCACTACCCCAACGGG GTGGTGACCGTCAACTGTGCCAGGATCATCCACGGCAACCAGGTGGCCACCAACGGCGTCGTCCACGTGATTGACCGTGTCATCAGCGCCGTCGGGACCTCCATGAAGGACGTGATCCAGGTTGATGATGACCTGGAGACGCTGAAT GATATTGCCCAGAAATCCGGATTGTTGGACAAGCTGGATCAGCCGGGACATTTCACTCTCTTCGCCCCCACCAATGAAGCCTTTGCCAAGCTTGGAGGCGGCGTGCTCCAGAGGCTTCAGAGAGACAAGCAGGTCCTCCAAG CTCTTCTGAATTTCCACCTTCTGGACTCTGTGCAATGCTCGGAGGCCATCATGGCTGGCAGCTCTTACGAGACCCTGGAGGGCAACCATATTGTAATTGGTTGTGATGGCGAGGGCTTGACCGTCAATGGCATCAAGATGGTGCGCAAGAAGGACATTGTCACAACCAACGGCGTCATCCACCTCATTGACCAAGTGCTCATGCCAGACTCAG CCAAACAGGTGATGGAACTGGTGGGGAGTTCCCAGTCCACATTTGGTGACATGGTGTCCGAGCTGGGAATCTCTGCTGCCATGAGGCCCGAGGCCGAATACACACTCTTGGCCCCACTCAACACCGCCTTCAACG ATGAAGTGATGACCATGGATCAAAGAATGCTTAAAATTATTCTGGAGAATCAcatcctgaagaaaaaaatcactctcGGACAGCTATACAATGGGCAGACGCTGGAGACCATCAGCGGAAAGCTCCTGAGGGTCTTCATCTACCGCACC GCCGTGTGCATCGAGAACTCCTGCCTCATCAGGGGCAGCAAGGAGGGAAGCAACGGAGCGCTCCATCTCATGAGGGGCTTCCTCAAACCCGCCGAAAAATCCATGTATGAGATTCTGAGAGAAAAGGGCGGGTTCAA GATCTTTTTGTCTTTGATGGAAGACGCCGGATTGACTGACTTGCTCAGACAAGAGGGAGACTTCACGCTATTCGCCCCTACCGACAAGGCTTTTGCCGGTTTAAAGGAGAGAGACTTCGCACTCCTGAAGA GTGACACCAACGCTCTCAGAACGATCCTCCTGTACCACATCAACAACGGCATCTTCATCGGTGGCGGTTTGGAGACGGGAGTCACAAACCTTCTCAAGTCCCTGCAAGGCAGCAACCTCAAAGTCATGTTT GCAAACGACACCATGCGAGTCAACTCGGTACAAATCCCAGATTCTGACATCATGGCCACAAATGGCGTCATTCACTATGTCAACCAGCTCTTGTATCCCGCAG ATATACCCGTCGGAAACCAGGATCTCCTCTCGCTACTCAAGAGGCTGGTTACCTATATCCAGATTAAG CACATTCCAGGCTTCAGATACCAGGAAATCCCCCTCACGTTTTTGA GGAGGTTCGTCACCAGAGTTGTCTCAG CTCCCGACGTGACCAAAGTGACCCGGGTCATCCATCAGGAACCGCCCATCACCAAGGTGACCAGAGTCATCGAGACCGACCCCGCCATCACCCACGTCACCAGAGTTGTCTCAG GACCTCAGTATTCAGTGCGCACTGGCACCACCCAGCTTGGCGTAGACG AGTTCTCCACCATCGAAACAGATCAAAATTTCGACAGTGACCAACTTGTGAAAATGATCAAAG CCGGCGGCAGGCGAAGAGGAAGGCAGTGA
- the postnb gene encoding periostin, osteoblast specific factor b isoform X6 gives MKLQFAAALALFVLSSLLDGAHASAYDKIVAHSRIRARNQGPNVCALQQVMGTRKKYFSTCRNWYQGAICGKKATILYECCPGYMKLDGMRGCPAVAPIDHVYGTLGMVKAHSTQRYADISKLRAEIEGSGSYTFFAPSNDAWELLDETMRAALVSNVNIELYNALHFHMVNKRLLTKDLRNGMTITSMYNDLGLLINHYPNGVVTVNCARIIHGNQVATNGVVHVIDRVISAVGTSMKDVIQVDDDLETLNDIAQKSGLLDKLDQPGHFTLFAPTNEAFAKLGGGVLQRLQRDKQVLQALLNFHLLDSVQCSEAIMAGSSYETLEGNHIVIGCDGEGLTVNGIKMVRKKDIVTTNGVIHLIDQVLMPDSAKQVMELVGSSQSTFGDMVSELGISAAMRPEAEYTLLAPLNTAFNDEVMTMDQRMLKIILENHILKKKITLGQLYNGQTLETISGKLLRVFIYRTAVCIENSCLIRGSKEGSNGALHLMRGFLKPAEKSMYEILREKGGFKIFLSLMEDAGLTDLLRQEGDFTLFAPTDKAFAGLKERDFALLKSDTNALRTILLYHINNGIFIGGGLETGVTNLLKSLQGSNLKVMFANDTMRVNSVQIPDSDIMATNGVIHYVNQLLYPADIPVGNQDLLSLLKRLVTYIQIKHIPGFRYQEIPLTFLRRFVTRVVSGPQYSVRTGTTQLGVDEFSTIETDQNFDSDQLVKMIKEGVSRRNPSRGLLAGGRRRGRQ, from the exons atgaagctCCAGTTCGCGGCCGCCTTGGCACTCTTTGTGCTCTCCTCCTTGTTGGACGGGGCACACGCGTCGGCCTACGACAAGATTGTGGCGCACAGTCGCATCCGGGCCAGGAACCAGGG GCCCAACGTGTGCGCCTTGCAGCAAGTCATGGGCACCAGGAAGAAGTACTTCAGCACTTGTCGCAATTGGTACCAAGGCGCCATCTGTGGGAAGAAAGC GACCATCCTTTACGAGTGCTGCCCAGGATACATGAAGCTGGATGGAATGCGCGGTTGCCCTGCAG TGGCCCCGATCGATCACGTGTACGGCACGCTGGGCATGGTGAAGGCCCATTCCACCCAAAGATACGCCGACATTTCCAAGCTGAGGGCCGAGATCGAGGGATCCGGCTCGTACACTTTCTTTGCGCCCAGCAACGATGCCTGGGAGCTTTTGGATGAG ACCATGCGGGCCGCGCTTGTCAGCAACGTCAACATTGAGCTATACAACGCCCTGCATTTCCACATGGTCAACAAGCGCCTCCTGACCAAAGACTTGCGCAACGGCATGACCATCACGTCCATGTACAACGACCTGGGTCTGCTCATCAATCACTACCCCAACGGG GTGGTGACCGTCAACTGTGCCAGGATCATCCACGGCAACCAGGTGGCCACCAACGGCGTCGTCCACGTGATTGACCGTGTCATCAGCGCCGTCGGGACCTCCATGAAGGACGTGATCCAGGTTGATGATGACCTGGAGACGCTGAAT GATATTGCCCAGAAATCCGGATTGTTGGACAAGCTGGATCAGCCGGGACATTTCACTCTCTTCGCCCCCACCAATGAAGCCTTTGCCAAGCTTGGAGGCGGCGTGCTCCAGAGGCTTCAGAGAGACAAGCAGGTCCTCCAAG CTCTTCTGAATTTCCACCTTCTGGACTCTGTGCAATGCTCGGAGGCCATCATGGCTGGCAGCTCTTACGAGACCCTGGAGGGCAACCATATTGTAATTGGTTGTGATGGCGAGGGCTTGACCGTCAATGGCATCAAGATGGTGCGCAAGAAGGACATTGTCACAACCAACGGCGTCATCCACCTCATTGACCAAGTGCTCATGCCAGACTCAG CCAAACAGGTGATGGAACTGGTGGGGAGTTCCCAGTCCACATTTGGTGACATGGTGTCCGAGCTGGGAATCTCTGCTGCCATGAGGCCCGAGGCCGAATACACACTCTTGGCCCCACTCAACACCGCCTTCAACG ATGAAGTGATGACCATGGATCAAAGAATGCTTAAAATTATTCTGGAGAATCAcatcctgaagaaaaaaatcactctcGGACAGCTATACAATGGGCAGACGCTGGAGACCATCAGCGGAAAGCTCCTGAGGGTCTTCATCTACCGCACC GCCGTGTGCATCGAGAACTCCTGCCTCATCAGGGGCAGCAAGGAGGGAAGCAACGGAGCGCTCCATCTCATGAGGGGCTTCCTCAAACCCGCCGAAAAATCCATGTATGAGATTCTGAGAGAAAAGGGCGGGTTCAA GATCTTTTTGTCTTTGATGGAAGACGCCGGATTGACTGACTTGCTCAGACAAGAGGGAGACTTCACGCTATTCGCCCCTACCGACAAGGCTTTTGCCGGTTTAAAGGAGAGAGACTTCGCACTCCTGAAGA GTGACACCAACGCTCTCAGAACGATCCTCCTGTACCACATCAACAACGGCATCTTCATCGGTGGCGGTTTGGAGACGGGAGTCACAAACCTTCTCAAGTCCCTGCAAGGCAGCAACCTCAAAGTCATGTTT GCAAACGACACCATGCGAGTCAACTCGGTACAAATCCCAGATTCTGACATCATGGCCACAAATGGCGTCATTCACTATGTCAACCAGCTCTTGTATCCCGCAG ATATACCCGTCGGAAACCAGGATCTCCTCTCGCTACTCAAGAGGCTGGTTACCTATATCCAGATTAAG CACATTCCAGGCTTCAGATACCAGGAAATCCCCCTCACGTTTTTGA GGAGGTTCGTCACCAGAGTTGTCTCAG GACCTCAGTATTCAGTGCGCACTGGCACCACCCAGCTTGGCGTAGACG AGTTCTCCACCATCGAAACAGATCAAAATTTCGACAGTGACCAACTTGTGAAAATGATCAAAG AAGGCGTTTCAAGGAGAAACCCTTCCCGAGGACTTTTAG CCGGCGGCAGGCGAAGAGGAAGGCAGTGA
- the postnb gene encoding periostin, osteoblast specific factor b isoform X5 codes for MKLQFAAALALFVLSSLLDGAHASAYDKIVAHSRIRARNQGPNVCALQQVMGTRKKYFSTCRNWYQGAICGKKATILYECCPGYMKLDGMRGCPAVAPIDHVYGTLGMVKAHSTQRYADISKLRAEIEGSGSYTFFAPSNDAWELLDETMRAALVSNVNIELYNALHFHMVNKRLLTKDLRNGMTITSMYNDLGLLINHYPNGVVTVNCARIIHGNQVATNGVVHVIDRVISAVGTSMKDVIQVDDDLETLNDIAQKSGLLDKLDQPGHFTLFAPTNEAFAKLGGGVLQRLQRDKQVLQALLNFHLLDSVQCSEAIMAGSSYETLEGNHIVIGCDGEGLTVNGIKMVRKKDIVTTNGVIHLIDQVLMPDSAKQVMELVGSSQSTFGDMVSELGISAAMRPEAEYTLLAPLNTAFNDEVMTMDQRMLKIILENHILKKKITLGQLYNGQTLETISGKLLRVFIYRTAVCIENSCLIRGSKEGSNGALHLMRGFLKPAEKSMYEILREKGGFKIFLSLMEDAGLTDLLRQEGDFTLFAPTDKAFAGLKERDFALLKSDTNALRTILLYHINNGIFIGGGLETGVTNLLKSLQGSNLKVMFANDTMRVNSVQIPDSDIMATNGVIHYVNQLLYPADIPVGNQDLLSLLKRLVTYIQIKHIPGFRYQEIPLTFLRRFVTRVVSGPQYSVRTGTTQLGVDGSNLAEFSTIETDQNFDSDQLVKMIKEGVSRRNPSRGLLAGGRRRGRQ; via the exons atgaagctCCAGTTCGCGGCCGCCTTGGCACTCTTTGTGCTCTCCTCCTTGTTGGACGGGGCACACGCGTCGGCCTACGACAAGATTGTGGCGCACAGTCGCATCCGGGCCAGGAACCAGGG GCCCAACGTGTGCGCCTTGCAGCAAGTCATGGGCACCAGGAAGAAGTACTTCAGCACTTGTCGCAATTGGTACCAAGGCGCCATCTGTGGGAAGAAAGC GACCATCCTTTACGAGTGCTGCCCAGGATACATGAAGCTGGATGGAATGCGCGGTTGCCCTGCAG TGGCCCCGATCGATCACGTGTACGGCACGCTGGGCATGGTGAAGGCCCATTCCACCCAAAGATACGCCGACATTTCCAAGCTGAGGGCCGAGATCGAGGGATCCGGCTCGTACACTTTCTTTGCGCCCAGCAACGATGCCTGGGAGCTTTTGGATGAG ACCATGCGGGCCGCGCTTGTCAGCAACGTCAACATTGAGCTATACAACGCCCTGCATTTCCACATGGTCAACAAGCGCCTCCTGACCAAAGACTTGCGCAACGGCATGACCATCACGTCCATGTACAACGACCTGGGTCTGCTCATCAATCACTACCCCAACGGG GTGGTGACCGTCAACTGTGCCAGGATCATCCACGGCAACCAGGTGGCCACCAACGGCGTCGTCCACGTGATTGACCGTGTCATCAGCGCCGTCGGGACCTCCATGAAGGACGTGATCCAGGTTGATGATGACCTGGAGACGCTGAAT GATATTGCCCAGAAATCCGGATTGTTGGACAAGCTGGATCAGCCGGGACATTTCACTCTCTTCGCCCCCACCAATGAAGCCTTTGCCAAGCTTGGAGGCGGCGTGCTCCAGAGGCTTCAGAGAGACAAGCAGGTCCTCCAAG CTCTTCTGAATTTCCACCTTCTGGACTCTGTGCAATGCTCGGAGGCCATCATGGCTGGCAGCTCTTACGAGACCCTGGAGGGCAACCATATTGTAATTGGTTGTGATGGCGAGGGCTTGACCGTCAATGGCATCAAGATGGTGCGCAAGAAGGACATTGTCACAACCAACGGCGTCATCCACCTCATTGACCAAGTGCTCATGCCAGACTCAG CCAAACAGGTGATGGAACTGGTGGGGAGTTCCCAGTCCACATTTGGTGACATGGTGTCCGAGCTGGGAATCTCTGCTGCCATGAGGCCCGAGGCCGAATACACACTCTTGGCCCCACTCAACACCGCCTTCAACG ATGAAGTGATGACCATGGATCAAAGAATGCTTAAAATTATTCTGGAGAATCAcatcctgaagaaaaaaatcactctcGGACAGCTATACAATGGGCAGACGCTGGAGACCATCAGCGGAAAGCTCCTGAGGGTCTTCATCTACCGCACC GCCGTGTGCATCGAGAACTCCTGCCTCATCAGGGGCAGCAAGGAGGGAAGCAACGGAGCGCTCCATCTCATGAGGGGCTTCCTCAAACCCGCCGAAAAATCCATGTATGAGATTCTGAGAGAAAAGGGCGGGTTCAA GATCTTTTTGTCTTTGATGGAAGACGCCGGATTGACTGACTTGCTCAGACAAGAGGGAGACTTCACGCTATTCGCCCCTACCGACAAGGCTTTTGCCGGTTTAAAGGAGAGAGACTTCGCACTCCTGAAGA GTGACACCAACGCTCTCAGAACGATCCTCCTGTACCACATCAACAACGGCATCTTCATCGGTGGCGGTTTGGAGACGGGAGTCACAAACCTTCTCAAGTCCCTGCAAGGCAGCAACCTCAAAGTCATGTTT GCAAACGACACCATGCGAGTCAACTCGGTACAAATCCCAGATTCTGACATCATGGCCACAAATGGCGTCATTCACTATGTCAACCAGCTCTTGTATCCCGCAG ATATACCCGTCGGAAACCAGGATCTCCTCTCGCTACTCAAGAGGCTGGTTACCTATATCCAGATTAAG CACATTCCAGGCTTCAGATACCAGGAAATCCCCCTCACGTTTTTGA GGAGGTTCGTCACCAGAGTTGTCTCAG GACCTCAGTATTCAGTGCGCACTGGCACCACCCAGCTTGGCGTAGACGG ATCTAACCTTGCAGAGTTCTCCACCATCGAAACAGATCAAAATTTCGACAGTGACCAACTTGTGAAAATGATCAAAG AAGGCGTTTCAAGGAGAAACCCTTCCCGAGGACTTTTAG CCGGCGGCAGGCGAAGAGGAAGGCAGTGA